The following proteins come from a genomic window of Aquimarina sp. MAR_2010_214:
- a CDS encoding DUF4097 family beta strand repeat-containing protein: MKKIAIALLVFIVTGNLTAQDYKHSLQGIKKVRIASESGVIAKTHSQDEVLIKGKGRETPEKARGLKAVYSGGSDNTGIGIYVQKEGETLIIRNLKGMHSETLEIYLPKEINITTESGNLGSLSFNGFSAEIEARTKVGGITLKNVTGPIVAKTATGEINIVFDKVSQSSPISIVSATGAIDVSLPSNTPANLELKTSMGEIYTDFDIKFPLEDKNMKIIRGKRAINTKINNGGVDITLRSSTGNIYLRKK; this comes from the coding sequence ATGAAAAAAATAGCAATCGCATTACTAGTATTTATAGTAACAGGAAATCTAACTGCACAAGATTACAAACATTCTTTGCAAGGAATTAAAAAAGTAAGAATAGCCTCAGAATCTGGAGTTATCGCAAAAACTCACAGCCAAGATGAAGTATTGATCAAAGGAAAAGGAAGAGAAACTCCTGAAAAAGCCAGAGGATTAAAAGCAGTGTATTCTGGTGGAAGCGACAATACTGGTATAGGGATTTATGTTCAAAAAGAAGGAGAAACACTTATTATTAGAAACCTGAAAGGTATGCATAGCGAAACCTTAGAGATCTATCTTCCAAAAGAGATCAATATCACTACAGAGAGCGGTAATCTGGGGAGCCTATCTTTTAATGGGTTTTCTGCCGAAATAGAAGCCAGAACCAAGGTAGGAGGTATTACATTAAAAAATGTTACAGGTCCAATTGTAGCTAAAACCGCAACAGGTGAAATTAATATTGTATTCGATAAGGTAAGCCAAAGTTCACCAATTTCTATTGTATCTGCTACAGGAGCGATCGATGTAAGCCTGCCATCCAATACTCCTGCTAATCTGGAATTAAAGACTTCTATGGGAGAAATTTATACTGATTTTGATATAAAATTCCCTCTTGAAGATAAGAACATGAAAATAATTCGTGGTAAAAGAGCTATAAACACCAAAATAAATAATGGTGGGGTTGATATTACCCTAAGGTCATCTACAGGAAATATTTACCTGAGAAAAAAATAA
- a CDS encoding S41 family peptidase, which translates to MKPVFLLFFFISFFTFSQNCSCEDNYNWLKKTFEENDAGFIYALEQKGKDLYANHNKKFRAKIKPIKTIKECSAVLNNWLRFFRSGHIGVRINNQQNKAQNGSSDAEISDQFKGWEKYNIEEKEFEHYISKLRNITYEGIWESKAYKIGVIKTKNEYIGFILEADGVYWKKNQIKFRIKVSENDQKEAVYFMKDHSARTFKDVKLVGKNYLQMGFIVLKRLKPHFEVDKTIEEHFELIKARSPMIKEVSENTILLRIPSFSYSNKKYIDSLIMANHNQLIRKKNLIIDVRNNGGGSDASYKKIIPYLYTNPIRTVGVKLLSTPLNNNRMKKFMKDPDWSAEEKKWAKKGLEKLNKHMGEFVNLDGTIIDITKMDTIYPYPKNVAIVINKNNGSTTEQFLLAAKQSKKVKLFGTTTTGVLDISNMNFVDSPCKDLQLGYSLSKSMRIPEMTIDNKGIQPDYYIDKSIPDYQWIKYVEKILKED; encoded by the coding sequence ATGAAACCAGTATTTCTTTTATTCTTTTTTATTTCGTTTTTCACTTTTTCGCAAAATTGTTCTTGTGAAGATAATTACAACTGGCTTAAGAAAACATTTGAAGAAAACGATGCTGGTTTTATCTATGCACTAGAACAAAAAGGAAAAGATCTTTATGCAAATCATAATAAAAAATTTAGAGCTAAAATAAAACCTATTAAAACCATTAAAGAATGTTCTGCTGTACTAAATAATTGGCTTCGGTTTTTTAGATCAGGGCATATAGGAGTACGGATTAACAATCAACAAAACAAAGCTCAAAATGGATCTTCTGATGCTGAAATTTCGGATCAATTTAAGGGTTGGGAAAAATATAATATAGAAGAAAAAGAATTTGAACACTATATTTCTAAATTAAGAAATATTACTTATGAAGGAATATGGGAGTCCAAAGCATATAAAATTGGTGTCATAAAAACCAAAAACGAATATATTGGATTTATACTCGAAGCTGACGGGGTTTACTGGAAAAAAAATCAAATCAAATTTAGGATCAAAGTTTCTGAAAATGATCAGAAAGAAGCTGTTTATTTCATGAAGGATCATTCTGCCAGAACATTTAAAGATGTAAAGTTGGTTGGAAAAAATTACCTGCAAATGGGCTTTATAGTTTTAAAAAGATTAAAACCGCATTTTGAAGTTGATAAAACAATAGAGGAACATTTTGAGCTAATCAAAGCCCGAAGTCCTATGATCAAGGAAGTAAGTGAGAATACCATTCTTCTTAGAATTCCATCATTTTCATATTCTAACAAAAAATATATAGACAGCTTGATTATGGCAAATCACAATCAGTTGATCCGTAAAAAAAATCTCATCATTGATGTAAGAAATAATGGTGGTGGAAGTGATGCTAGCTATAAAAAAATCATCCCCTATTTGTATACTAACCCTATACGCACAGTGGGTGTTAAACTACTATCAACACCACTTAATAATAACCGAATGAAGAAATTCATGAAGGATCCTGACTGGTCTGCTGAAGAAAAGAAATGGGCAAAAAAAGGGTTAGAAAAATTAAATAAACATATGGGTGAATTTGTAAATCTTGATGGCACTATAATAGATATTACAAAAATGGATACGATATACCCTTATCCAAAAAATGTTGCTATTGTAATTAATAAAAATAATGGCAGTACGACAGAACAATTTTTATTAGCAGCAAAACAAAGTAAAAAAGTGAAGCTCTTTGGCACTACTACAACTGGTGTCTTAGATATTTCAAACATGAATTTTGTTGATTCTCCCTGTAAAGATCTACAATTGGGATATAGTTTATCTAAAAGTATGAGAATACCCGAAATGACGATTGACAATAAAGGCATTCAACCTGATTATTATATCGACAAGAGCATTCCTGATTATCAATGGATCAAATATGTCGAAAAAATACTAAAAGAAGACTAG
- a CDS encoding lipoprotein signal peptidase → MSLKKSILVIILVLLIDQITKIYIKTHFTLHDSVEVFDWFRIIFVENKGMAWGFELPGNYGKLVLTLFRVVAITGIGYWLYDSVRKNSPTILTFCIALIFAGAFGNIIDSIFYGILFSESTLVEIASFLPEAGGYESVFYGKVVDMIQFTFYDDILPDWIPFMGGKHFSFFDPVFNIADSAISVGVFLLIIFNKKAFPKKVEE, encoded by the coding sequence ATGTCTTTAAAGAAATCTATTTTAGTTATAATTTTAGTGTTACTTATTGATCAGATCACCAAAATTTATATTAAAACTCATTTTACTCTTCACGATAGTGTAGAAGTATTTGATTGGTTTCGTATTATATTCGTAGAAAACAAAGGCATGGCCTGGGGATTTGAACTTCCTGGGAATTATGGAAAACTAGTTCTTACACTATTTAGAGTGGTTGCCATCACAGGAATCGGGTATTGGTTGTACGATTCTGTTCGCAAAAACAGCCCAACTATTCTTACTTTTTGTATTGCATTGATTTTTGCTGGTGCTTTTGGAAATATTATTGATTCTATTTTTTATGGTATTTTATTTAGTGAAAGCACACTGGTAGAGATTGCAAGTTTCTTACCAGAAGCGGGCGGTTATGAAAGTGTTTTTTATGGTAAGGTAGTCGACATGATTCAGTTTACTTTCTATGATGATATTTTACCAGATTGGATTCCGTTTATGGGAGGCAAACATTTTTCATTCTTTGATCCTGTATTTAATATTGCCGATTCTGCAATAAGTGTTGGTGTTTTCTTATTAATCATATTTAACAAAAAAGCTTTTCCAAAAAAAGTAGAAGAATAG
- a CDS encoding two-component system response regulator yields the protein MPRNIESVCIIDDDLIYINLVSKIIELKKLSESVLVFNNGKEALDFFLQSLQKEENQDVPQVIFLDLNMPIMDGWEFLCEFSKIKNQIGKKIDLYVVSSSIDSRDIERAKSIDIVSDYLTKPIKLGDFERILI from the coding sequence ATGCCCCGAAATATAGAAAGTGTTTGTATCATAGATGATGACCTTATTTATATTAATCTGGTAAGCAAGATCATTGAACTAAAAAAACTATCAGAATCTGTTTTAGTTTTTAACAATGGAAAAGAAGCATTAGATTTTTTTCTACAATCTTTACAGAAAGAAGAAAATCAAGATGTACCACAAGTTATATTTTTAGATCTAAATATGCCAATTATGGATGGTTGGGAATTTTTATGTGAATTTTCTAAAATCAAAAATCAAATTGGAAAAAAAATTGACCTTTATGTGGTGAGTTCTTCAATAGATTCTAGAGATATAGAACGCGCCAAATCTATCGATATAGTATCAGATTATCTTACCAAGCCTATTAAATTAGGCGACTTTGAAAGAATTTTGATCTAA
- a CDS encoding 5-formyltetrahydrofolate cyclo-ligase yields MNKKELRAKYKTLRSHLSNEEVENLSIDIANQLLKLPVWEKSYYHIFLSIDQKKEINTEFLLNILLGKDKNVIVSKSNFEDNTLHHFLLTDTTVLKVNSWGIPEPVDGIPIPEDKIEVVFVPLLAFDQKGNRVGYGKGFYDKFLAKCNPNTLKIGLSFFSAEEEIENVTITDVSLDFCVTPTEIYAIKK; encoded by the coding sequence ATGAATAAAAAAGAACTACGAGCTAAATATAAAACCCTTCGATCTCATTTAAGTAACGAAGAGGTTGAAAATTTAAGTATTGATATAGCCAATCAATTACTTAAATTACCAGTTTGGGAAAAATCATATTACCATATTTTTTTGTCGATAGATCAAAAAAAGGAAATCAATACAGAATTTTTGCTAAATATTCTTCTAGGAAAGGATAAAAATGTAATCGTATCAAAAAGTAATTTCGAAGACAATACTCTTCACCACTTCTTACTCACAGATACTACTGTATTAAAAGTGAATTCTTGGGGAATTCCTGAACCGGTTGATGGAATCCCAATCCCTGAAGATAAAATAGAAGTAGTTTTTGTACCTCTATTAGCATTTGATCAAAAAGGGAATAGAGTGGGATATGGCAAAGGGTTTTATGATAAATTTTTGGCAAAATGTAATCCTAATACCTTAAAAATTGGCCTTTCTTTTTTTTCTGCTGAAGAAGAAATTGAGAATGTAACCATAACAGATGTATCTCTTGATTTTTGTGTCACGCCAACAGAAATATACGCTATTAAGAAGTAA
- a CDS encoding succinylglutamate desuccinylase/aspartoacylase family protein yields MTKVTGKNILNILGKEVLPGTSTTINFNIAKLYTSTKVEIPIIIERSKTPGPTVLITAGIHGDEINGVEVVRQIIARKINKPAKGSIICIPVLNVFGFLSMDRFFPDGRDLNRVFPGTKNGSLASRFAYQFINEILPAADFCLDFHTGGASRFNAPHIRVDPKNERLVELAKIFNAPFTLFSKNLDGSYRATCSKKSKDILLFEGGKSQNSSKEIAREGVQGTMRILNHLEMLSTEFELPSRDSDTLIIKKSVWMRAKYSGLLHIKIPVGKHIEKDEIMATITDPYGKMRHVVKANNEGYVINVNESSIVYKGDAIFRITKELANE; encoded by the coding sequence ATGACTAAAGTAACAGGAAAAAATATACTTAATATTCTCGGTAAAGAAGTATTGCCCGGTACTAGTACAACTATAAATTTTAATATAGCCAAGTTATATACTTCTACCAAGGTAGAAATACCTATAATCATAGAAAGATCAAAAACCCCTGGCCCCACTGTACTTATTACTGCAGGAATTCATGGAGATGAGATTAATGGAGTAGAAGTTGTGAGACAAATCATTGCAAGAAAAATTAATAAACCTGCAAAAGGTAGTATTATATGTATCCCTGTACTTAACGTATTTGGTTTTTTAAGTATGGATCGCTTTTTTCCTGATGGACGAGATCTTAACAGGGTTTTTCCGGGAACCAAAAATGGGTCTCTAGCCAGTCGCTTTGCTTATCAATTTATAAATGAGATTTTACCGGCAGCAGATTTTTGTTTAGATTTTCATACCGGAGGAGCCAGTAGATTCAATGCTCCGCATATTAGAGTGGATCCTAAAAATGAAAGATTAGTAGAGTTAGCAAAAATTTTTAATGCTCCTTTTACTCTTTTTTCCAAAAATCTGGATGGTTCATATCGAGCTACCTGCTCCAAAAAAAGTAAAGATATATTATTGTTTGAAGGAGGAAAGTCTCAAAATAGTAGTAAAGAAATAGCAAGAGAAGGAGTACAAGGAACCATGCGTATATTGAATCATCTGGAAATGCTGAGTACCGAATTCGAATTACCTTCTCGGGATTCTGATACTTTAATTATTAAAAAAAGTGTATGGATGCGTGCAAAATATAGTGGTTTATTACATATTAAAATACCTGTTGGAAAACATATAGAAAAAGATGAGATTATGGCAACAATTACAGATCCTTATGGTAAGATGAGACATGTAGTTAAAGCAAATAATGAAGGATATGTGATTAATGTAAATGAATCTTCAATTGTATATAAAGGAGATGCTATTTTCCGTATTACCAAAGAATTAGCAAATGAATAA
- the rimK gene encoding 30S ribosomal protein S6--L-glutamate ligase, whose amino-acid sequence MNIKILSRSANLYSTDALVQAAVKRKHNVQVIDPLNCDIVIEKQKPEIYYRGKKLDHVDAVIPRIGASTTFYGTAVVRQFELMNVFTTLKSQALLQSRDKLRSLQILSKAGLGLPKTVFTNYSKDVSEVISHVGGAPLIIKLLEGTQGLGVVLAETKTAAESVLEAFNGLQARVIVQEFIKEAKGADIRVLVVDEKVVGAMKRQGKEGEFRSNLHRGGSASVITLSEEEEQAAIKAAKALKMGVAGVDMLQSERGPLILEVNSSPGLEGIEKATGADIAKTIIRYIERSL is encoded by the coding sequence ATGAATATCAAAATCTTGTCACGTAGTGCAAATTTGTATTCTACTGATGCTTTGGTTCAAGCGGCAGTAAAACGAAAGCATAATGTACAGGTAATAGACCCTCTTAACTGCGATATTGTTATTGAAAAACAAAAACCTGAAATTTATTATCGAGGGAAGAAATTAGATCATGTAGATGCTGTGATTCCCAGAATTGGAGCTTCTACTACTTTTTATGGTACTGCGGTAGTACGACAGTTTGAATTAATGAATGTATTTACCACACTTAAGTCACAGGCATTACTACAATCCAGAGATAAACTAAGAAGTTTACAGATATTATCTAAAGCAGGATTGGGACTCCCAAAAACAGTATTTACCAATTATTCTAAAGATGTTTCTGAGGTTATATCTCATGTAGGAGGAGCTCCTCTAATTATTAAGTTATTAGAAGGTACTCAGGGATTAGGAGTTGTATTGGCCGAAACTAAAACAGCTGCAGAGTCTGTGTTAGAAGCTTTTAATGGGTTACAAGCTCGTGTAATTGTACAAGAATTTATAAAAGAAGCCAAAGGAGCGGATATTAGAGTTCTAGTTGTTGATGAAAAGGTAGTTGGAGCAATGAAAAGACAAGGTAAAGAAGGAGAATTTCGATCTAATTTACATAGAGGAGGTAGTGCATCAGTGATCACTCTTAGTGAAGAAGAAGAACAAGCGGCTATAAAAGCAGCCAAAGCTTTAAAAATGGGCGTAGCAGGTGTAGACATGCTACAAAGTGAAAGAGGGCCTCTTATTCTCGAAGTTAATTCTTCTCCGGGATTAGAAGGTATAGAAAAAGCAACGGGAGCGGATATTGCAAAAACTATTATTCGTTATATTGAAAGAAGTTTATAA
- a CDS encoding RimK/LysX family protein yields the protein MEKEKKIIGRTDKVDFPLLELKDIDVKIDTGAYTSSIHCVDIREIDQTLQCNLLDATHSEYNGKRFTFKNYDITAVKSNSGKVEVRYAVRTQIIVFDETYSITLTLSPRDDMRFPVLIGRKFLSGKFLVDPQLENQSYNRKL from the coding sequence TTGGAGAAAGAAAAGAAAATAATTGGAAGAACAGATAAAGTGGATTTTCCTCTTTTAGAATTGAAAGATATCGATGTCAAAATTGATACGGGCGCATATACTTCATCTATACATTGCGTTGATATAAGAGAGATTGATCAAACACTGCAATGCAATCTTCTTGATGCAACACACTCTGAATATAATGGCAAAAGATTTACATTTAAAAATTATGACATTACTGCGGTAAAAAGTAATAGCGGAAAAGTAGAAGTACGCTATGCTGTAAGAACACAAATTATTGTATTTGATGAAACATATTCAATAACCCTCACATTATCTCCTCGTGATGATATGCGTTTTCCAGTATTGATTGGCCGTAAGTTTTTAAGTGGTAAATTTTTGGTTGATCCCCAATTAGAAAATCAGTCCTATAATAGAAAACTGTAA
- the uvrC gene encoding excinuclease ABC subunit UvrC, giving the protein MQEATLDIQIKTLPTSPGVYQYYDKDEKLLYVGKAKNLKKRVSSYFTKNHDNYKTKVLVKKIHAIKHIVVETETDALLLENNLIKKYLPRFNVMLKDDKTYPWICIKKERFSRIFLTRNLIKDGSEYYGPYTSVKTVHILLDLIKELYQLRTCTYDLSQEKINAGKYKVCLEYHLGNCKGPCEGLQDEEEYLENLEAIRQIVKGNFKDSLNRFRNQMMIHAEKMEFEDAQRIKEKIQILEKYQARSTVVNPKISNVDVFSIISDESYGYINFLQLSYGAIIRSHTTEVKKKLDESDKELLELAIIELRQRFNSTSKEIFVPFNVEVGEALKITIPQLGDKKKIVDLSLRNAKYHRQERFKQIKIMDPDRHIKRLMAQMKKDLRLPEEPRHIECFDNSNIQGTNPVAACVVFKDGKPSKKEYRKFNIKTVEGANDFASMEEVVYRRYKRLTEENQPLPQLVIVDGGKGQLSSGLKALDTLGLRGKITIIGIAKRLEEIYYPGDSIPLYLDKKSESLKVIQHLRNEAHRFGITFHRQKRSKAALDTELDLIPGIGEKTVIELLKNFRSVKRISEASKHELSEVIGDSRATKVYNYYLSKKE; this is encoded by the coding sequence ATGCAAGAAGCAACGTTAGACATACAAATTAAAACATTACCTACCAGCCCTGGAGTATATCAATATTATGATAAAGACGAAAAACTTCTTTATGTTGGAAAAGCAAAAAATTTAAAAAAAAGAGTCTCTTCTTATTTTACAAAGAATCATGATAACTATAAAACCAAGGTTCTTGTAAAGAAAATTCATGCTATAAAACACATTGTTGTTGAAACAGAAACAGATGCCCTGTTATTAGAAAACAATCTGATTAAAAAATATTTACCAAGGTTTAATGTCATGCTCAAGGATGATAAGACATATCCTTGGATTTGTATCAAAAAAGAACGTTTTTCAAGAATATTTCTTACTCGTAACCTTATCAAAGATGGCTCAGAATACTATGGCCCCTATACTTCTGTGAAAACGGTACATATCCTTTTGGACCTTATCAAAGAACTCTATCAGCTTAGAACCTGTACTTATGATCTATCTCAGGAAAAAATAAATGCCGGAAAATATAAAGTCTGTTTAGAGTATCATTTAGGCAATTGCAAAGGCCCTTGCGAAGGATTACAAGACGAAGAAGAATATCTCGAAAACCTTGAAGCTATTCGTCAAATTGTAAAAGGAAATTTTAAAGATTCTCTTAATCGTTTTAGGAATCAAATGATGATACACGCAGAGAAAATGGAGTTTGAAGATGCACAGCGAATCAAGGAAAAAATACAAATACTAGAAAAATACCAAGCAAGATCAACTGTAGTTAATCCTAAAATAAGTAATGTCGATGTGTTTTCTATCATATCAGATGAATCCTATGGATATATTAATTTTCTTCAACTATCCTATGGCGCCATAATTAGATCACATACCACAGAGGTTAAAAAGAAATTGGACGAATCTGACAAAGAACTTTTAGAACTTGCCATTATCGAACTCCGACAACGTTTTAACTCTACATCCAAAGAAATATTTGTTCCTTTTAATGTAGAAGTAGGAGAAGCACTAAAAATTACAATCCCACAATTGGGTGATAAAAAAAAGATTGTAGACTTATCCTTGAGAAATGCAAAATACCATAGACAGGAGCGTTTTAAGCAAATCAAAATCATGGATCCCGATCGGCATATAAAACGCCTGATGGCGCAAATGAAAAAAGATTTAAGGTTACCCGAAGAGCCAAGACATATCGAATGTTTTGACAATTCGAATATCCAAGGAACTAACCCAGTCGCTGCCTGTGTAGTATTTAAAGATGGAAAACCCAGTAAAAAAGAATATAGAAAATTTAATATAAAAACGGTAGAAGGAGCCAATGATTTTGCCTCTATGGAAGAAGTCGTATATCGGCGTTATAAACGATTAACAGAAGAAAATCAACCTTTACCACAACTGGTCATCGTAGACGGAGGAAAAGGACAACTTTCCTCGGGATTAAAAGCTTTAGACACATTAGGATTAAGAGGAAAGATAACTATTATTGGTATTGCCAAGCGACTAGAAGAGATTTATTACCCTGGAGATTCTATACCTTTATATCTAGATAAAAAATCAGAATCCTTAAAGGTCATACAACATTTACGTAATGAAGCACACCGATTCGGAATCACTTTTCATAGACAAAAAAGAAGTAAAGCCGCTTTAGATACCGAACTGGATTTAATTCCTGGGATTGGAGAAAAAACTGTCATAGAATTATTAAAAAACTTTAGGTCTGTAAAAAGAATAAGTGAGGCTTCTAAACATGAATTAAGCGAAGTGATTGGGGATTCTCGCGCAACCAAAGTGTATAATTATTATCTTTCTAAAAAAGAGTAA
- a CDS encoding patatin-like phospholipase family protein, translating to MAKRNTSRFFLLGILLLVFFIPDTIWSQEKQDSEGRNDSSIEDVKVGLVLSGGGAKGLAHIGALKIIEEAGIRIDYIGGTSMGAIVGGLYASGYRAAELDSIFRAVDFDAFIQDELPRSAKTFYEREDSEKYAITLPFDKFKIGLPKGLSKGQNFYNQFSRFTAHVSEIRDFNNLPIPFFCMATNIETGKQVLLDKGYLPDAVAASGALPSVFSPVELNGILMTDGGVANNYPVKEIKEKGAEIVIGIDVQDSLMSRDELNSVTNIMLQISNFRTYNAMKDKVSETDVYIKPSITDFSVISFNQADKIITNGEKAAFANYDKLKAIAMRQKPQPKEPPVTKNSENILVNSLVISGNKRYTRAYIKGKLKLKTPRITTYEKLNEGINNLSATGNFDRVSHKLIDTREGKKLDLNVKESENKMLLRFALHYDDLYQTAALINVTRKSLLFDNDVLSADVALGDNIRYNLDYYIDKGFYWSTGLKFRYTNFKKAIDFDFIGRFGEIPDLDINTIDVDYTDYNAQIYAETLLQQTFSVGLGAEYKRLSIISETFGEDENQIPRTVFDNSDYWSAFGYIKLDTYNNKYFPKRGFLFEGDIHTYLFSSDFTKSFDEFSIAKAQLGFATPLYNDFSMNISLEAGTKIGNTSLSSLDFLLGGFGAKTINNFIPFYGYDFFGITGQSFMKALLSVDYEVFKKNHINASANFANVGNKLFSTGKWFENPEFSGYAIGYGLDTFAGPIQVKYSYSPELDESNWSFSVGFWF from the coding sequence GTGGCCAAACGCAATACATCAAGATTTTTTTTATTAGGGATACTTCTTTTAGTGTTCTTTATTCCTGACACAATTTGGTCTCAAGAAAAACAAGACTCAGAGGGACGTAATGATTCGTCAATAGAGGATGTAAAAGTAGGCTTAGTCTTGAGTGGTGGCGGTGCAAAAGGACTTGCACATATTGGTGCCTTAAAAATAATAGAAGAAGCAGGGATACGTATCGATTATATTGGTGGTACTAGTATGGGAGCAATTGTAGGTGGGTTATACGCTTCTGGGTATCGCGCTGCAGAACTCGATTCTATCTTTAGAGCTGTTGACTTTGATGCATTTATACAAGATGAACTTCCGAGAAGTGCTAAAACTTTTTATGAACGAGAAGACTCAGAAAAATATGCAATAACCTTACCCTTTGACAAATTTAAAATTGGCTTACCCAAAGGACTATCTAAGGGACAGAATTTTTATAACCAATTCTCAAGATTTACAGCTCATGTAAGTGAAATACGTGACTTCAATAATCTCCCAATCCCTTTTTTCTGTATGGCTACTAATATTGAAACTGGGAAACAAGTTCTTCTGGATAAAGGATATTTACCAGATGCTGTAGCTGCTAGTGGAGCATTACCCTCTGTTTTTAGCCCTGTCGAACTAAATGGTATTTTAATGACAGATGGAGGAGTAGCTAATAATTACCCTGTAAAGGAAATAAAAGAAAAAGGAGCAGAAATAGTAATTGGAATTGATGTACAAGATAGCTTAATGTCTAGAGATGAGCTAAATTCGGTAACTAATATCATGCTTCAAATCAGTAATTTCAGAACTTATAATGCTATGAAAGACAAAGTTTCTGAAACCGATGTATACATTAAACCTTCAATAACAGATTTTTCGGTAATATCTTTTAATCAGGCCGATAAAATTATTACCAATGGAGAAAAAGCCGCATTTGCTAATTATGATAAACTAAAAGCAATTGCAATGCGTCAAAAACCTCAACCAAAGGAACCTCCTGTTACTAAAAATTCAGAAAACATATTAGTAAATAGTTTGGTTATTTCAGGAAATAAAAGGTATACAAGAGCTTATATAAAAGGAAAACTAAAACTTAAAACTCCTAGAATTACAACTTACGAAAAATTAAATGAAGGTATTAACAACTTATCTGCAACAGGGAACTTTGATCGTGTAAGCCATAAATTGATCGACACAAGAGAAGGTAAAAAACTAGATCTTAATGTAAAAGAGAGCGAAAACAAAATGTTATTACGTTTTGCACTTCATTATGACGACTTGTATCAGACCGCAGCTTTAATTAATGTAACCAGAAAAAGCCTATTATTTGATAATGATGTGCTCTCTGCAGATGTTGCTTTGGGCGATAATATTCGATATAACCTAGATTATTATATTGACAAGGGGTTTTATTGGAGTACTGGATTAAAATTTCGCTATACCAATTTTAAAAAAGCAATTGATTTTGATTTTATAGGAAGATTTGGAGAGATCCCTGATTTAGATATTAATACTATCGATGTAGATTATACCGATTATAATGCACAAATCTATGCAGAGACCTTATTACAACAAACCTTTTCTGTTGGATTAGGTGCAGAATATAAACGCCTTAGTATTATTTCTGAAACGTTTGGAGAAGATGAAAATCAAATTCCGAGAACTGTATTTGATAATAGTGATTATTGGAGTGCCTTTGGTTATATTAAACTGGATACTTATAATAATAAATATTTTCCGAAGCGAGGATTTTTATTTGAAGGTGATATTCATACCTATCTTTTTTCTTCTGATTTTACAAAAAGTTTTGATGAATTCTCAATTGCCAAAGCACAATTAGGATTTGCTACCCCATTATATAATGATTTTTCTATGAATATTAGCCTGGAAGCAGGTACCAAAATTGGAAATACTTCTCTAAGCTCTCTCGATTTTCTACTTGGAGGTTTTGGTGCTAAAACCATTAATAATTTTATCCCTTTTTATGGATATGATTTCTTCGGAATAACAGGGCAAAGTTTTATGAAAGCCCTGCTATCTGTGGATTATGAGGTATTTAAAAAGAATCATATTAATGCATCTGCTAATTTTGCCAATGTAGGTAATAAGTTATTCAGTACAGGAAAATGGTTTGAAAACCCAGAATTCTCTGGATATGCTATAGGGTATGGCTTAGACACCTTTGCTGGACCCATACAAGTTAAATATTCTTATTCTCCAGAACTAGATGAAAGTAACTGGTCCTTTAGTGTTGGTTTTTGGTTTTAA